One Branchiostoma lanceolatum isolate klBraLanc5 chromosome 18, klBraLanc5.hap2, whole genome shotgun sequence DNA window includes the following coding sequences:
- the LOC136424675 gene encoding zinc finger protein 84-like — protein MFSVKCTVDKCFTCRECDYKATSKANLLKHTRTHTGEKPYTCDECEYRTAHSSHLSKHMMRVHTGGKPYKCDLCEYSAAEKDTLVIHIARHTGHKPFMCGECGYRTADRSSLSRHMGTHTGVKPFKCDMCEYSAARKGTLAQHMLKHTGDKPYMCGECRYRTADRSHLSRHMRTHTGEKPFKCEQCDYSAAQKGTLAQHMLKHTGEKPYMCGECTYRTTDGSSLSKHMRTHTGVKPYKCDLCDYSAATKVNLDRQLAKHTGEKPYMCGECGYRTAVRSHLSRHMRIHTGVKPFKCDQCNYSAAEKSNLDQHIAKHMGEKPYNCDLCGYTSAEKSKLVKHMARHTGDKPYMCGECGYRTADRSSLSRHMGTHTGVKPFKCDMCEYSAARKGTLARHMLQHTGDKPYMCGECGYRTADRSNLRVHMRRHIYRRDLTTVTILPEGKAILTNSS, from the coding sequence ATGTTTTCGGTGAAATGTACTGTGGACAAATGCTTCACATGTAGAGAGTGTGACTATAAGGCAACCTCAAAGGCTAACCTATTGAAACATACAAggacacatacaggtgaaaaaccctacacaTGTGACGAGTGTGaatacaggacagctcacagcTCTCATCTATCCAAGCATATGATGAGGGTGCATACAGGCGGGAAACCATATAAATGTGACCTATGCGAAtattctgctgcagagaaaGACACATTAGTCATACACATAGCTAGGCACACTGGACacaaacccttcatgtgtggagagtgtgggtacaggacagctgacaggtCTTCTTTATCCCGCCATATGGgaacacatacaggtgtgaaacccttcaagtgtgacatgtgcgaatattctgctgcacggaaagggACTTTAGCCCAACACATGCTaaaacacactggagacaagccctacatgtgtggtgagTGTCGATACAGGACGGCTGACAGGTCCCAcctatcccgacatatgagaacacatacaggtgagaaacccttcaagtgtgaacagtgtgactattctgctgcacagaaagggaCTTTAGCCCAACACATGCtaaaacacactggagaaaagccctacatgtgtggtgagTGCACATATAGGACGACTGACGGGTCTTCcctatccaaacatatgagaacacatacaggtgtaaAACCATATAAATGTGAtctgtgtgactattctgctgcgaCTAAAGTCAATTTAGACCGACAATTGGCtaaacatactggagaaaagccctacatgtgtggtgagtgcgggtacaggacggctGTCAGGTCCCAcctatcccgacatatgagaatacatacaggtgtgaaacccttcaagtgtgaccagtgtaacTATTCTGCTGCTGAGAAAAGCAATTTAGACCAACACATCGCTAAACATATGGGAGAAAAGCCCTATAATTGTGACCTATGTGGATATACTTCTGCAGAGAAAAGCAAATTAGTCAAACATATGGCTAggcacactggagacaaaccctacatgtgtggagagtgcgggtacaggacagctgacaggtCTTCCTTATCCCGACATATGGGAACACATACTGGTgtgaaacccttcaagtgtgatatgtgcgaatattctgctgcacggaaagggACTTTAGCCCGACACATGCTACAGCACACTGgggacaaaccctacatgtgtggagagtgtgggtaccGGACGGCCGACAGGTCTAACCTAAGAGTACACATGAGAAGGCATATATACAGGCGAGATTTGACCACTGTGACTATTCTGCCAGAAGGAAAAGCAATTTTAACCAACAGCTCTTGA